In Thunnus thynnus chromosome 4, fThuThy2.1, whole genome shotgun sequence, the DNA window attactgaaacagtttagttgtgctgcagtagaaaaagaaaacaacctttctgtttcttgcaaggagtcaggacacctgctgacagctgttttatgctgatttatcttaactgtatataaagtagttcaaactagctccacctccagcagctacgacagtaacatgctgcttagacattgatgcttcagtattaataatctaatgatgtcatatataacaataataataataataaaatatcagtcagagggaccaaaccgctacttttatttatttatttttttaaataaaggcaGAGTGAAAAGCTGACTGTCACCGAGAGGGAAGGGTGGCGGGGAGATGCAGTATCGTTTCACTACAGCGATAACATAGCATACAGagcatattttaaataaaagcgTTGCACTCGGTGGGTCTCGGTTGTCattctgacagcagcaacactaCAAGGTGACCAGGCTACTTTGGCTAAGTCGGCTAGCATACTTCCATGAGCATGCTTCAGCTAAGTGGTGTGCTGCCATAATGTTCAGGGTGGAACTCGTGCTCTAGAGTTGTTGTTCCACACATCGGAGTAAgaggattattaaactattttgacagcaATTGTTTGGGTCATGGAGCATACAGAACCGAGGAAAGCCTTGTATCGAGCCAAACATCCTGTACAGAACAGTTTGGGATGAATACACGTACTGTTACACCCCTAGTACATACCGGAAAGAAGTACATcgtaaaatgtattatataaaaCCAGCAGGATTAGCACCTCACATTTGATACCACATTCATACACCTTACAAGCTCTTACCTGTGTAAGCATACTTGGCTGGATCTGCAACGACTGTGCAGACTGGTTCTGAGGTACTATGGGTACAGAGTTCTCCATCCTCACAGGGAAACTGGAACTCTTACTGGATGGCTGTAGCCCtagaaaacatttcaacacaagATGCCAATGAATAACTTgatgctgataaaaaaaaaaaaaaaaaaaatcaaacagctCAGAGAAGGTTTGAATGCACAACAGGTATCCTTTAATAATCGGGTCTTTTAAGTATCCCTGATTACAGAAAAAAGGGGGATACTGTAACATATAAACACTGTATCCAGTTTTCTGACATCTGAAAGCAACTTTATCCTGTACCTTGAATAGTGGAGGGTGGGCAGACGATCAGAGTCTGCTGGAAGGGTTCTGTCTGGCTACACAGCCCAGCAGGACGCGTCGGAATCGGGACACTCTGTTGAGCCAGCCCGGGAATGTTGATTGTCGCCTGTTGGTACAGAGCTGGCTGGTAGTTGAGCAAAGGCACCGCTCCCCCCGCTGAAGGCACCTGTTAGAGGAAAAACCACCAATCCACCTCTAATTAACACCAGCAGAATTACAGATCTCTAAACATACGTAAAGCTGTGAAGATGGAGGGCATACCTGGTTATGCTGGTTGAGTTGGCTACTGAAGGTAACGGTTAGGTTGCCCGCTGCAGCGCTGGGGACTGCATTGGTAGAGTACAGGGATTTGCCACTGTCATAGGCGTTCCTGCGTTTGCAGATCTCCATGTTCTGGAAGCACGACTTCACACTGGAGACGGCATTTCAGCAATTACATTTCAATAAAGCCTcaactaaataaacaaacaaacaaacaaacaagtgcaCCATTTCCTAAAAGAACGTGTGATTAGACAAACTTACTGGGAGCTGTGTGGATAATCCATGAGGTGGCTCATTGTGACGAAGGGGTGACCCAGAGTTTTAGTGGGTGTGATTCTCTTGTCAGCATCCAGACGAAGCATCCTCTTCAAGAGGTCTATAAACTCTCGTCTGTCAGCTTTCTCAGCCAACATGTCCGTCCCCTCCAAATGAGATGAAAGGTTGACCTggaataaacaatataaaagcaaaaaatgtcaaacaaccACAGGTAAAGAGATTTCCTGGTTTATGTATATAATACTGTTTGAGTGCAAAGATGAGCAACTGCACATATAAGATGTTATTCTAAGAAATTGCCATTTACCTGCATCATGTCATCCAAACAGTTGAAGATATATTTCCTGGCCTCCTTGGATTTGATGCCCATCTCCATTTCATGCTCTGATGGGGTCTGAAAAATGCATATGTCTATTTATCTTTTGTTCTGAAACCATTTAATATCTAATATCatctaatatatataatatcccTTTACAGCTTACATATTAAGCAGATAGTCTGCATGActgatatatgtttttattaaccTTGAGCCTCCAGAGTGGATAGCTAGAGTCAGGGCCTCGGTTGAAGAAGCGGCTGGTCTTAGTGCCGGCACTCAGTAGGTACTCCGCTGGCAGGCCTTGAGTCTGAGAAATGTAACGGATCtgaacacaggaaaaaaacagttcaataaTCAGAGTTAGACAAAACAGTAAGTGTCATTGATATGACTAAAatttacagatttaaaattTACAAACTGCAGTACCCttacagtttgttgtttgttcctCTGCATTGTTTCTAGGCTCATAGTAAAACTAACAGGACTCAGTTTGAGTTTCTACAGAGCACATACAGCACCTTTATGACCTGCTACCAATTTAAGATCAGCAACTTGCAGCCTCTATTCTGTCTCGAGGTTTGACCTTTGAGCAGAAATGACTTCACATATTTCTCACTCCTAGATAAAGCCTGTGAAACACTGGCTTAAGCTGTGGTACTGACCTGGTCATACTCAGAGGCTCCAGGGTAGAGAGGCCAACCCAGAAACAGCTCAGCAATCACACAGCCTAAAGACCACATGTCAATGGCCTCACAGAAAGGGAGACCCAAAATGATCTCTGGAGCCCTGGACAGCAAGGAGAAGATTAAAGGACTGGTACCAAGGAGACAGAGCTGTGCTACAGACTTTTGTCAATATAAACAGATCTGTTACCTGTAGTAGCGGGACTGTAAGTAGGTAGAGCAGACAGCCTTGGAAACATGACTTGCTGAGCCAAAGTCAATGACCTTCACCCTGTAGGGCTGTCTGAGAGGATCAACCAGCATGATGTTCTCAGGCTTCAGGTCTGCGTGAATCAGCCCCAGGCTCTTCAGCTTCATCAGCGCTGTAGCCACCTAAAGATAAAAAGACATCAATAATCGTCTGGATGCAATAATAAGAATGGAAACAGCAAAGTTCTCACATTTAAAGTTTATATTagcaataacaaaacaaaagtaatgGTACGATAGGTTATTACATGATAACTGTTGTCAAGAGTACAGTTTACACTAGAATAGCGCCTCGTGCTTGTATgcctccgccaaccagtcaagtaGCAGTTTACATCcttgtctgtccagactcataatatttgtagtgaagactttgaaggaatttaataaaaaggtattaagtgtattttccttgtatgtgttcacacgTTTGACcaataaagctgtttctgatagaacacaaagttgtagccacgacagtagacaaagcttcagatatggatgttgctgcaaagacaTTACAAATACTAAAATGTGGacgcttcacacacatcttcaacgtATgagcacagaagatctaaacaatcaccacagtttcaaggtgggcatccgagattagtgtcaccaattcagtgtctgtgaaatgtgaaatatggtcacaatctccccttctgtttctgagttatggtgttgaataatggccagaaaagtgtttttgcagaacattatgatgttaCAGTgaagctgacctttgaccttttgtgTACAAAACATCATCAcgtcatcattttatcctattagacatttgtgtgaaactttgtcataattagtgtaTCAATTCTTGATttatcagttcatccttgagtccaagtagacatttgtgccaaatttgaagaaattccctcaaggtgtTCCTAAGATATCACATTAACGAGAATGGGAATGGACGGACAACATGAATCATAATGCCTCCAGTCACGGCTGTCGCCGGTGCAGAggcataaaaaacaacaacaacaacgttTTATGAATATCTGCCAAAACATTTGCCAACCTGCTGCAGGATGGGTCTGATGTGCCGTAGAGGGAGCGGGCTGAACTTGCTGTGCTTGAGAAAGTCATACAGGTTCTGCTCCAGCATCTCAAATACCAAGCAGGTGTGACCCTTGTGTTGGAAGCATTCATATGAACGCACAAAGTTGTACTCATCTGCGTTCTCTGCACTCAGCCGGTTCAGGATGCCCACCTACAAAAGAGGAACAAATAATTCCACATAACATGTCAATTAATGCTGGTTCACTCatgtttcatataaaaaatgCAAGCGCAAAGAAGAACATGGTAATTACATGATATATGTGGGTCAATTACAGTGATTACAAGTTTACTTTGGCTGATTTCCTCCAGAATGATTAATGATGCTGCATCATTAGTATCACAGCTGCTGACAGGAAGACACTTTACATCTTCACATCTTAATCCAAACTGTCTGACGTTCAAAACTTGTGTGGCTGACTACAGAGGACATAACATTTATATCTATCTGGGTTATGTCGTCTGGGGCCGAGCACTTTCAGTCACGGTATCTGCAAATATGAACTGCAAAGTTAAGAAAAACGTGTTTACGTGTgtaattgatcatttaaaacacaaaacgAGCCTGTGGCACAGAGGGACACAGCGTTAATAAACTTGCTTTATATGTTGTGTTACGAACAAAAACACTCCGTATTAGAGACTGTGGATATTTTATGGGGAGTTTATCTGGGTGTGCCACCTAGCCATTGGCAATTTGTTTTAGCTCCACTTTTCAAGCCTAGCTATGTGGTGCCCCACAAAATCCTTTAAGACATTCAActcagtaaaaaataaatctcaatTCAGCAAAGATAAAGTTGTCATATATATTGACTGATGTCTGGAGCACTTTCATATGACACTACTTTTTTAATCAACAAACAACTGAATATTAGCATTCAATACCATATAATGTGTGTTACATAACAAttttaacaataaacaaaaacaaaaactatttttttcccTATTCTATCAACTTGCTTTTGTTCCACTAAGGGACCATTCTTGTGCAATTGCTTGGCATTTACACAAGCACCACATAGCTTTAATAACTTAAAACTGCCCAATACATTAGACCAGTCTAACATCACATTCTTCCTGCCATTGTACTCATTTAACTATAGCGACATCAAATCGAAACAATCGAATGTCCCCTTATGTTAACAAGTAACGGTacaaacactttattttctttcttgtgaaaaatcccccAGTTATTCATTTCACAGCTCTGATGATTTTAAAAGCACTACAGATCTCACAGGTCAAACATGAGACAAATTCTCAAAAAATTCTTTTTGCAGTATAGCTATGcagttttgtttgatttttttaaatgatgaattttgatgttggtttttatttcttccactGATATATCTAAAAATGTTACAGGCCTATAGAAGGTACTTAATGAAAATGTTGCctagttatttttattatgtgatGAAACACCAActacacacaacaaaaatatgagAATTAACTAATCTCGCAGCATCCCTTGCAAGTCTGTGTGGCAGCCACGTGAGAACTGTCCTACACCCCCATCCTAGTCAATGGCATCCTTTGCCATTGTTGTGGTATCAGCGCTGCTTGACAAGTAGCGCTCTGGGAAGACAATGCTGTCAAATGAAACCAGTAACCACTGTACAATTAGATTTACTATCAAAGCAGGattcacaaatgttttcttgGCAAAATTATGTCTAGTTACCTCAATTTGGCCCTGACGGGCATATGAGGGATGGTTTTTCAGAATCTTGATGGCCACAATCTCATTGGTACCCCTCTTCCAGCACTTAGCCACTTGTCCAAAGGTGCCTCTTCCTAAGAACTCCAGCACTTCGTAGCTGCAGGACACGGAGCAGAGGATCTCATGCTGCACCAGCTGATAATCCCCTTCACCATTGGAGCTGCTGCTCTTGGTGGTTGGAGCCGAGTGAGGTATAGACTGGCCTGTGCCCCCTCCTCCACCGCCTCCTGTGCGGGTGGAGTAAGTTGCTGCTGGAGCTGAGAGCTCCTCCAAAATTTGTACGCTGCCACATCCACTCCCACTGCCTTCACTTGCCTCCTCTATCTTCCTCTTCTGCCCATGTCTGTGCCCCCTTGTTTCAGAGGACGTCTCGGCATGAGTGTAAGAGGAGGACGTCGCCTGCTCAGTGACACGCCGACTGGAACCACGGGGAAGACTGCCAGTGCTATCAGCTGCCCGTACCACCACTTGACCCCTAGATCCGGGCGCTGCAGGGGGGAAGACCAGGGACGGTGCAAAGGGTGGCACAGCCATGGCTGGGGTGAAGGTGTATGCAGACTGGCCCGCTATGGAACTGTAAGCTTCAGTGGTGGATACGTCCCAAACATTACTCTCCACCTTCAACTTTTTAACACGGCAAAAGGcactggaggagatggagggaggagagaagaccTGCAGCTGAGAGCTCATAGCTGAAAAGAGATTAATCTGAATTAGATATCTGAAAAAGAAACTATACCACATaaaaaaacttgaaacttgaagTTATAAGTACACCCAACTATCAATGCTAATGTAGAGCTTTGCCATATACACTCAATGTCCAGTTTGTTAGGTGCACCTAGACTGTTTTAGCTTTAGTTAATATAACAATCCAGCCCATCTATAACAGTGAAGGTAGacaatattagaaacacctctcagtatatAACAATATACAACAGAACACCTCAACGAAAACTGAACTAGAACTGAAACGtctaatcatttcagcaatttttcaagcaaaaatacaaaatgttctctggttccagtttcttgTCATATATGTTGGAATATCTTTGAGATTTGAACCAATGCGCGGCCAAAACAAGCAACAGGAGCACCGAACACTGGACTGGAAAGTGATGGAccttttttcactatttcttgAAATTTAATTGACTAAACTATTAAATCGAGAAAATTACCAACACAATacttaataatgaaaatattagtAGTAACCTTTTAGTTAGGTGTACCTAATAAGTAACAGAGTGTACGATCCAACAGCCTTAACATAGACACTGTTTAAGAGATTCTGTAGCCTGCTGGAAATGTGGAGCAGAGGAGGGTacaatgtaaatactgtatgaacATACTCCAAAAGCCAAAGGTTCTGGGTGAAGATTCACTGTGATAGTGGGAACTTCACTGgcataaaaacttaaaattttaCTGACAGTAaggtattttctgtttttctgcttttctgaaGGACTGGATCTAGACAACAATAATGGTTTAATGGCAAATTATTCTCATGAGCTTATGCATTTGTACTTCCTATGAGAATGTCATCGTTTCCTTCTCTTTATTCCTAAGAAAGCCCCTTCATATTTTGGTTGACCCATGTATCCTGTTACTTTAGCTGGGAGGGGTCTTGGAGGGGTGGGAGTGGGACAGTAGTGAAGTGCTATAGGCTGTTTTTTCCTGAATTTCCgctgtattttttcttaatgtcCAACACTGCCGTTACAATTCGAAACAAATACTGCAAaccttaaaaaacacacaccacaaaaaATATCCCATCTGTGTCATACCTTCACTTTGAATTTCAGTCACTGCTAGGACAGCAAAGCAGCGTTTTCGGGTAGTGACGACTTGACATATATACAGGCCTTTTCCTGAAGAGTCTGATTGAGCTCCAGTTAACAATGACATGGATATAAAGTGTATATATGTTTTGActatagaataaaataaattggaAGTGCTGAGCACCTCAGAGATGGGAGCTGACAGGCTGACTGTGATGGACCACAGCTGTGATCGCAACTGTTATAAAATATAACCAAACCACAGCCAGGAGATCATACATATTGTGCGGTTGACACTTAGCTGACCATAGAGATGTAGCTTAACCACAATGACACACCGATGTTTAAGGATCAAATCAACAAGGCAACGTTATTTAACTCGCTaaatgctaacaagctaacgcGTTAACTTTCTGAAAAAATGGCGTTAAAAACCTAGCAGGCTTGTCTCGCAACACACAAAGTTGAGTTAAATGTCACTGGCTAAATGAAAAGCAACATTAAATACAGAAATTGTTCTTACATACCGGATTGGATGTTATTACACCGTCGAAAAAACGGCTTCGTCCGAGGTTTAAATCCCACTGCAGTCTGCCGAAGCAGCGTTATCCGATTAGCCTCCGCTTGTTAACGTTTGATGCTAAGCTAGGCCTGCATTGTGTCGAGCCAGGCGGCAGCAGCAGGCGTCACAGTGCGGAGCTTTCAGGAGAAAAACACATACCTACTTACATTAACTAATCTAGCCCTAAAATATGTACATTAGTtgattaaaacatataatatattcTACTCTAAAAACCGTCTGTCTTGAGGCAGCAAATTCCACTTTTCACCGGAACAAACCACGTCCTTATATCAGCTGCGAATCTTACGGCATTTCCGGAAATTACCGTAAATACCCTGACTTCAGCAGGCGAACACGCAATTATTAACAAAACAGAGCATTTCAGCGGATCTTTCGACATAAAATATAACACACGACCGCTATAAAAACACTTTATGCTCAAGAGATTTGGTCGAGTCCCATTTTTGATAGTTTTTCAGACAAAAGGCAAAAGTAAACAGCATTCTTTACGGTAAAAGAAATTGACGTGACGTAATAGTTTTGCCGGTAATTTTCCTTCAAGCCTAATGTGTTCCACTTATGGACTGACTCAAACATGCCTTAAGTTTTGTTTTAGGTGTCAGTTTGACACCATTAGTAAATAGTCTATGAATAACAgagtaaaaaccaaaacaattctGTAAATATTCTGAATGAACTTGAATTAAGTGACTATTGATTAATTTTTCCATGACGTCAGATAGAATTTactaaaacactgaaacatggttGTCATTCAGTTTATATAATAACACATTGTCAACTTCCATGGACCTATCCAATTACCTAAAGGTACACATATGTACAAATGGTACTAACAAATAGTCATAATGTTGAACCCATCTTCTCCACAGTACACACTGtacaacatacatttttaaaaaaatgtctctgcAGGGaattgtcatgtcatgttaaGGACTATAGGTTCAGTATTCTGAAAAACCTTGAGATGAGAGTTATTTTGCCTTGCAAACTATAGAGTCTGTTGCCAGAAAGTATGTAGACCTAAGGCAGGTGAAACCAGTTCAACTTTCTTTTCAAGAGCCATGGGTGGAATAATTATCAGGCAAAAAATAAGTTAAAGTgcaaattttctttttattctgatTTCATGTTACAGCAGAAATTATGTAAAGCATTCAGAAGACATTTTCCACATATAAGGGCAATATTCAAAACACTTTGCATGGCCTCAGCAacaaaatattcttttaaaaacatcaacaatttAGTGATGCTTGTGCATGCacaattgaaaaacaaaaacaaaaaaaaaagttaaaactaGGCTACAAaagaagaggaatgaaagaCTGAGATAGGCATGGAGAACACAACAGCAGGCAAGGTGGGAATACAGCAGGAAATGAGAGAGGGAAGACGgggtgaagaagaggaaggcaAGGAGAGGTCTAGCCATAGATTATCTATAAGGGTCTACCATTCTAGCATGCAATGTGGTGTTTGGCCTCACCCTCTCAAAACACATCCTGAAAGGGTATACCATTCATTTTTAGGCTGACTTATGAGAACAGAGGCCATCTCTGCGCATGTCTACCAGCTGTCTACTATGGCAATATCTCAAtatcttttaacttttttctaCTCTACATACTCTTTTTACAGTCACCATCCTCtccaaaaacatgaacatttttaatGGATTCTCTGCATCTGTGTTTAGTTTCGtgtgtgtattctgtgtgtgttgataaGCGCAAGCATTTGGATGTTGcggtgtatgtgtatatgtgtgtgtagacaatatatatatatatatatatatatatatatatatatatatatatatatatatatatatatatatatatataggagtTTGAAGCAGTGTTCTTTGTGACTTTAGTTGTGCTGATGTGAGAGGAGGGGCAGTTTAAGAGGAGATTCAAGTGATTACCATAGCATGAATGCTCCTGACAGCGCTGTCCTAACCATGGCTGTCTCTCAGTACGATGACAATTcagaaaacatgtgaaacacacatAATAGAGATCTTCCAATTGTAAATCTGTCAACTTACCATCTCATACAAGTTTACTTAAATTAAGAAAATCAAGGTGATACGTGGCTATTActtatttttgcattattttaataattcttTGTATTAACAATCTTGTGCGTTTATGACAAGAGCAAGTGTATAAATAGAAATTTCACTTATTACTTGCTTTGAGTAGAATTTATATTTCAGCAAAATCCTATAAAATAAGGGACTTGGAGATATTTTCTTGTAGAAAAAGTGACGCAAGGTACAGCTAGGTTGAAGCAAACAGATCACATTCACTGCTTCACAAAAATGAGACTGGATTATCAGTAGTGAGTGTTGATCAAGAACGTCATTTGAAAATTTGCGGATACTAATTAGTCAATGAACAACTGGAGTATCCCTaatatacacaaatatgcacatacacatacatatgcatacaaAGATGTACACAGTCCCCAGTAGCGGTACAACTCAGCGTGTGTGTCAGCGATCGTTACACTCCACATACCATCTCCCTGTTCTTCAACCCTGAGTAAAATCTAAGGGAGAGATTTAATTATTCCCAAAGACAtaagcacagagagaaagagtgtggcTTTTTGTGTGCGTCTGAATGTGTATAACTTTGTATGTATGCgtttacaagtgtgtgtgtgtatgtgcatctctgtgtgagagagagagagagagagtgaaagagaaagacaatgaAAGAAAGGATGTAGGACAGTTATTTTGTTCTCTGGAAAACTGCTGGGTTATGCTTTCATTTAAATGCCGCAAGAACATTTTTGAGGAAAGACGAGACGAAGTGAGTCCATGCAAGAAAACACATCTTCCTCCCAACAGCGACACTGGGGTGTTGAATAGACTTGTGACAGTGCCTTTCACACACAGAAGCTGGATTCTATGGTTTATCTTGTTCGAATACTGCAAAACGCACACACAAGTGGGGGCAAAAAGTGATACTGTAATTACCAGTTTGTCTGATAAAGCAACACATAGCATCAATCAGACCATGAGCATTCATTCATACCACTGACAAATCAGAGCGTCTAACCTAGACTCAGATCAAGTTTAACACTGTCaagttcatttttaaacacacaatttaGGAAAATAAATAGGTAACTggcaaccttttttttttggagaacaCAAAATAGATATTTCCTGATATTAGCTTGCACTTTTCTGTTATTAAGCAGGCACTTTCTAAACAGAGCTTTCCAGAATTCTAAAGTACACATTGTATAATGGCAGTGACaatgaggaggaaagaaaaaatcaaCATATTGATATGTAAAAAGTGGGGAGGAGACATTCTGTTTGAGGATGGAAAGCTTTGACTGGAGGCCAGGCTGGATCCGCTGTAGGTGTGAAAATGGTCTTAATAAAAGCTAGTATGTTGCTGAAGCACAACCACATTGTCAAGAATGTAGCGccctctttccctttttttgggTCATCAGTCATTGCATTCACATTTAAACGCTCATAGtcgtcatcatcttcatcaccatTTTAGTATAATTTTCATACTTGCATCATCACCGTCTATATGTAAGTCTGCCTTAGACAAACTTTCAGAACTTTTAGGAGGTCTACGGTTGAGCTATTACTAGATCTCTTCTACTGtttattgtctgtgtgtgtgtgttgcctctGTGGATCTTACTGATATCTTTTGGGTGTTGGTTTCCCCAACATAACATATTGTTAGGCAAAATAGCATTCATAATAATTGGCACTACTGGCAAAAAGGGTTTAATTTTTGCTAGCCaagaaacaaaagcacaaagtgtaaatgttttgtctgaaaGATCATTGTTTCAGCTAACTTTGTTTTCCCACTTATAATTCTAACATTAGATTTTTCAGTTGCATGCTttaacaaaatgttcttttcagTAACACTTATACTGG includes these proteins:
- the hipk1b gene encoding homeodomain-interacting protein kinase 1 isoform X4; translated protein: MSSQLQVFSPPSISSSAFCRVKKLKVESNVWDVSTTEAYSSIAGQSAYTFTPAMAVPPFAPSLVFPPAAPGSRGQVVVRAADSTGSLPRGSSRRVTEQATSSSYTHAETSSETRGHRHGQKRKIEEASEGSGSGCGSVQILEELSAPAATYSTRTGGGGGGGTGQSIPHSAPTTKSSSSNGEGDYQLVQHEILCSVSCSYEVLEFLGRGTFGQVAKCWKRGTNEIVAIKILKNHPSYARQGQIEVGILNRLSAENADEYNFVRSYECFQHKGHTCLVFEMLEQNLYDFLKHSKFSPLPLRHIRPILQQVATALMKLKSLGLIHADLKPENIMLVDPLRQPYRVKVIDFGSASHVSKAVCSTYLQSRYYRAPEIILGLPFCEAIDMWSLGCVIAELFLGWPLYPGASEYDQIRYISQTQGLPAEYLLSAGTKTSRFFNRGPDSSYPLWRLKTPSEHEMEMGIKSKEARKYIFNCLDDMMQVNLSSHLEGTDMLAEKADRREFIDLLKRMLRLDADKRITPTKTLGHPFVTMSHLMDYPHSSHVKSCFQNMEICKRRNAYDSGKSLYSTNAVPSAAAGNLTVTFSSQLNQHNQVPSAGGAVPLLNYQPALYQQATINIPGLAQQSVPIPTRPAGLCSQTEPFQQTLIVCPPSTIQGLQPSSKSSSFPVRMENSVPIVPQNQSAQSLQIQPSMLTQAWPTGAQQILIPSSWQQVPGVAIHSSAHQSTVAESPLDAHHSDAATQQGHSWRSTTQARTQQERKKVKARRGENRNRGISTATLLSSSGVTPPSSSATLSQPIVISDTPSPAVSIITIHSDTDTEDERKFHPASVGLSQRTNVISCVTVHDSDSSTASPLTPLPRTLNTASTVSSRQAKSLAVVAPSVKTQGSERAAVSRSRLETVNYMKPKRSSNRQPCSSGESMDRHGLMPSQSHPLNLSQVQPVVSSSQERSGASHSDSSLRRQQTFPPAVSAAHYNFPEVSALASASAPGPSLYTYPASTALSSASQAMEQLLGRGHSTHGHSPSAYAATYTSSSSRRDSASRKDSVSSLLHGLPAAYQHQFAAGSPYVSVTPRAEAYSAYQLSPRRLTQYPYL